One genomic window of Nerophis lumbriciformis linkage group LG31, RoL_Nlum_v2.1, whole genome shotgun sequence includes the following:
- the LOC133574191 gene encoding trace amine-associated receptor 13c-like, translating to MENEDQPELCFPQLINISCKKLKSYESEGVFLSVLLPIICIFTVVLNLLVIISISHFRQLHTPTNLLLLSLAVSDFLVGLLVMPGEIYLEASCWAFGDVLCLLYNYISFIVTSVSVGNMVLISADRYVAICDPLHYNTKVTVKRVQLCVCLCWFFALLLCSIILKDQLAHPQTISSCFGECVINIDLGGGILDLIVTFILPLAIIITLYMRVFVVAVSQARAMRSHVTSLKPLSVSGRAKKSELKAARTLGVLVLVFLMCFCPFYIFSLANSTFSSSAKYVQYLFDVNSCFNPLIYALFYPWFRKAVIHIVTLHILQPGSRGDNIM from the exons ATGGAGAATGAGGACCAACCAGAGCTCTGCTTTCCACAACTCATCAACATCTCCTGCAAGAAGCTAAAGTCTTATGAGTCAGAAGGTGTTTTTTTGAGTGTTCTGCTGCCCATCATCTGCATCTTCACTGTGGTTCTCAACCTGCTGGTCATCATCTCAATCTCCCATTTCAG GCAGCTCCACACTCCCACCAACCTTCTTCTCCTCTCTCTCGCTGTCTCTGACTTTCTGGTGGGCCTCCTGGTGATGCCTGGAGAGATCTACTTGGAAGCATCCTGCTGGGCCTTTGGTGATGTTCTGTGCTTGTTGTATAACTATATATCCTTCATTGTGACGTCTGTTTCAGTGGGAAACATGGTATTGATATCAGCCGACCGTTATGTGGCTATTTGTGATCCTCTGCATTATAACACCAAAGTAACTGTAAAAAGAGTTCAACTTTGCGTTTGTCTTTGTTGGTTCTTTGCTCTCCTCCTGTGTAGCATCATTTTGAAGGATCAACTGGCTCATCCGCAAACGATTAGTTCCTGCTTTGGAGAGTGTGTCATTAATATTGACCTTGGAGGAGGGATTCTTGACCTTATTGTGACCTTTATCCTTCCTCTCGCCATCATCATCACTCTGTACATGAGAGTGTTTGTGGTTGCTGTGTCTCAGGCCCGAGCCATGCGCTCTCATGTTACATCACTCAAACCACTTTCAGTCTCTGGAAGAGCAAAGAAATCTGAATTAAAGGCCGCCAGGACTCTCGGTGTCCTTGTCCTTGTCTTCCTCATGTGTTTCTGtccattttacattttttctctGGCAAATTCAACCTTTTCCTCATCTGCAAAGTACGTTCAGTATCTGTTCGACGTCAACTCTTGTTTCAACCCGCTGATATACGCTTTGTTTTATCCCTGGTTTAGAAAAGCTGTCATACACATTGTCACGCTGCACATATTGCAGCCTGGCTCCCGTGGGGATAACATAATGTAG